A single region of the bacterium BMS3Abin14 genome encodes:
- a CDS encoding transcriptional regulator BetI: MAEKSDTKEKLIEATLELISEKGYLGASTREIANLAEVSELTLFRHFGKKEALFEEVLNSRTFLPRLIHLLEEVQGMSCREALETIGIQYVETLKERKRMVRIILSEFNTYPEKVRRVHMRFVRDMEKAVEGYLEGLRAEGKMRQLDSGTAARIFLRTLFSHFVVECIIRGRELPPMEVAGTVKDFVDIFMNGIIVQDNKE; this comes from the coding sequence ATGGCTGAGAAGTCCGATACAAAGGAAAAACTCATCGAGGCAACACTGGAACTGATATCCGAAAAAGGATATCTCGGCGCCTCTACCCGTGAGATAGCCAACCTGGCCGAGGTCTCGGAGCTTACACTGTTCCGGCATTTTGGAAAGAAGGAAGCGCTTTTCGAGGAGGTCTTAAATTCCCGTACATTTCTTCCCCGGCTCATCCACCTCCTGGAAGAGGTTCAGGGAATGTCTTGCCGGGAAGCTCTGGAGACCATCGGAATCCAATATGTCGAGACTCTCAAGGAGAGGAAAAGGATGGTCAGGATCATCCTCTCCGAATTCAACACCTACCCCGAAAAGGTGCGGCGTGTTCACATGCGATTCGTCAGGGACATGGAAAAGGCCGTTGAGGGGTATCTTGAGGGCCTGAGGGCTGAAGGGAAGATGCGGCAATTGGATTCAGGCACGGCGGCGAGGATATTTCTGCGAACGCTTTTTTCCCACTTTGTGGTGGAGTGCATCATAAGGGGACGGGAACTTCCGCCCATGGAGGTCGCCGGGACCGTCAAGGATTTCGTGGACATCTTCATGAACGGAATTATCGTGCAGGACAATAAGGAGTAG
- the yabI_2 gene encoding inner membrane protein YabI has protein sequence MEHAANNFLTGLSQHALLVYIFIFVVAFSESFAFVGLFVPGAVFAVTAGFLAARGLFDFQALALAGAAGAVLADLASYYLARFYGSRITGGKLYVKYQPYLERGNRFIEKHGGKSVFFGRFVGFIRPVVPFLAGLLKMNSVKFTIYATVSGILWAYLYIGAGYLFGESWKVVEAWTGKLSILLLLIVIILYLARHVARLTGRKLAGAGSFLGSVVGSVAASLSENPYVSGFSSRHPSLAGFFKRRFDKNSASGILLTTGFLVTAFFFYLFIAVVEDVVFHDPLTSLDRTIFYALQGVHSRFADEFFVFITTMGSSVPVMISFLVILGILAVNRKRLEAFFFAFNFIGGVVFLMAMKYLFQRPRPEAIYQFFSETTPSFPSGHTFIATAVLGLGLYFLIRFVRTGGARTAAVFSYLLFIFLVGLSRIYLGVHWFSDVLGACFAGFVWISMVITSYEYVIKRDSPKNRGADRSRWIPVAVAVLAVLGVVGNVSYSIRKTGSIIRNVQVVPPVVRKFSGEMGKVVRKEIPPFTETILGNRAAPIQVVFSGGPKWTEGILRASGFVRKDEMRVRDLFDYLVMTLKQRIRDPLPSVLYYYRNRSQGGTWVKSGPDGTYPEMVIRLWNAQTTVNGSPVSVATVDIEKGLYRALPWLELPIPVCNVSLPDARREFRAYLEKRNVISPIPSPRSSPPTGRGKTRTGLDIESLKIMDSVVGRNILHQQYYWDGKILLVRPTGVP, from the coding sequence TTGGAACATGCCGCAAATAATTTCCTGACGGGGTTGAGCCAGCATGCTCTTCTCGTCTACATCTTTATCTTCGTCGTAGCTTTTTCAGAATCGTTCGCCTTTGTCGGCCTCTTCGTCCCCGGCGCCGTTTTCGCGGTTACCGCCGGGTTCCTCGCCGCGAGGGGGTTATTCGACTTCCAGGCCCTGGCCCTGGCCGGAGCGGCGGGCGCCGTTCTGGCAGACCTCGCCAGTTATTACCTGGCCCGTTTCTATGGATCGAGAATCACCGGAGGAAAACTCTACGTAAAATATCAACCATACCTGGAGAGGGGAAACAGGTTTATAGAAAAACACGGCGGCAAGAGCGTCTTCTTCGGACGATTTGTAGGCTTCATTCGCCCCGTAGTCCCATTCCTGGCCGGCCTGCTGAAGATGAATTCGGTCAAATTCACCATCTACGCCACTGTGAGCGGGATCCTGTGGGCCTACCTCTATATAGGCGCCGGGTACCTTTTCGGTGAAAGCTGGAAGGTGGTGGAGGCCTGGACAGGCAAATTAAGCATCCTTCTCCTTTTGATCGTTATTATCCTTTATTTGGCAAGGCACGTTGCCAGGCTGACGGGAAGGAAGTTGGCAGGTGCCGGAAGTTTTCTTGGTTCAGTTGTGGGTAGTGTGGCGGCTTCGCTTTCGGAAAATCCGTATGTTTCCGGTTTTTCGTCCCGCCATCCCTCGCTTGCCGGGTTTTTCAAACGACGATTTGACAAGAACAGTGCTTCGGGCATCCTTCTGACCACCGGTTTCCTGGTTACAGCCTTTTTTTTCTATCTCTTTATCGCCGTGGTTGAGGACGTTGTTTTTCACGACCCGTTGACCAGCCTTGACAGGACCATCTTCTACGCCCTGCAGGGTGTCCATTCACGGTTCGCCGACGAGTTCTTCGTCTTTATCACCACCATGGGAAGCTCGGTGCCGGTCATGATCTCCTTTCTGGTAATTCTGGGTATCCTGGCAGTCAATCGAAAAAGGCTGGAAGCATTTTTCTTCGCATTCAACTTCATCGGTGGCGTGGTTTTTCTCATGGCCATGAAGTATCTCTTCCAGAGACCGCGCCCGGAAGCTATTTATCAGTTCTTCAGTGAAACGACTCCATCCTTCCCAAGCGGGCACACTTTCATTGCCACGGCGGTACTGGGGCTCGGGCTCTATTTCCTGATCCGTTTCGTGAGGACCGGCGGCGCTAGAACCGCCGCAGTCTTTTCCTATCTCCTCTTCATCTTCCTTGTGGGTCTCAGCCGTATTTACCTTGGGGTCCACTGGTTCAGCGACGTGCTGGGGGCCTGTTTCGCCGGATTCGTCTGGATCAGCATGGTGATCACCTCCTATGAATATGTTATCAAGCGCGACAGTCCAAAAAACAGGGGCGCCGATAGATCAAGGTGGATTCCAGTGGCAGTTGCCGTTCTGGCCGTATTGGGCGTGGTGGGAAATGTGTCCTACTCCATCCGAAAGACCGGTTCTATTATCAGAAATGTCCAGGTGGTCCCCCCGGTGGTCAGGAAGTTTTCCGGTGAAATGGGGAAGGTTGTAAGGAAGGAGATCCCACCCTTTACCGAGACCATTCTCGGAAACCGGGCCGCACCTATCCAGGTGGTTTTTTCAGGGGGCCCGAAATGGACCGAAGGGATTCTCAGGGCTTCCGGCTTCGTCCGTAAAGATGAGATGCGAGTGAGGGACCTTTTCGACTACCTTGTCATGACCCTGAAACAACGGATCCGGGACCCGTTGCCATCCGTCCTTTACTACTACCGCAACCGCTCCCAGGGGGGCACGTGGGTAAAATCCGGACCGGACGGCACGTACCCTGAGATGGTCATCCGTTTATGGAACGCACAGACCACGGTGAACGGGTCCCCTGTCTCGGTTGCGACGGTTGATATTGAGAAGGGCCTCTACCGGGCCCTTCCGTGGCTGGAACTTCCAATCCCCGTCTGCAACGTCTCTCTGCCGGACGCCAGGAGGGAGTTTCGAGCCTACCTTGAGAAGAGGAATGTGATATCCCCTATTCCCTCACCTCGGTCCTCTCCCCCGACGGGGAGAGGAAAAACCCGAACAGGGCTCGACATTGAGTCCCTGAAAATCATGGATTCCGTGGTGGGAAGGAATATCCTTCACCAGCAATACTACTGGGATGGGAAGATCCTGCTGGTGAGGCCCACCGGGGTTCCATGA
- the garA_2 gene encoding glycogen accumulation regulator GarA, which translates to MNEYQSSEVETDESRACLVLEDGGRLELTGDEIVIGRMDPLEDIHPDIDLGALGGLEMGVSRRHAAIFLEDEKFSLEDLGSANGTIINRERVQAGDRVTLNEGDVIYLGRFKAVFQASHNDGGSL; encoded by the coding sequence ATGAACGAGTATCAGAGCAGTGAAGTGGAGACAGACGAAAGCCGGGCCTGTCTCGTGCTGGAAGATGGAGGACGCCTGGAACTTACAGGCGATGAGATCGTCATCGGCCGGATGGATCCCCTGGAGGACATTCATCCGGATATAGATCTTGGCGCCCTGGGCGGCCTGGAAATGGGTGTCTCACGACGCCACGCCGCGATTTTCCTGGAGGACGAAAAATTCTCGCTGGAGGATCTTGGCAGCGCCAACGGAACTATTATCAATCGCGAGAGGGTCCAGGCCGGCGACAGGGTTACGCTCAACGAGGGGGACGTTATTTACCTGGGACGGTTTAAAGCCGTCTTCCAGGCATCCCACAACGATGGAGGTTCACTATGA
- the fhaB gene encoding FHA domain-containing protein FhaB has protein sequence MKAIGNRVARMSFVGCSAALCAALPLGLILSLSPGASLLAVLFGFIVGGALAGFLTAFDLLWTQRNGELVNRVLQAVAAGSTGGALGAWLGQVLFRLWGNRLVAGPAAGIILPLSFGTAVGWGVTGLGVGLAITLPFQSARPRWLIAAIGGTVGGAVGGLLMQFLQPLMGPVSLIFGLPVFGAAVGFGISWAERALSSLRLQILEGPGRGSEFTLGKNTLIGSEGKCTVRLTEAGVAPRHARIFRKGSGLFFEDLGSSAGSVLNERKVAGTAAGVSHGDLITIGKTLLRVNAPGLKTGMASTASLAALAGLCIMGLFPAPSAASGLNAASAGRLARITQVDTSRYPVVDLYAVLPGDLRPGSIHGLAVLEGKKETSLLEVRDLKKGSRDAPLSISIVLDTSSSMRGRKLAEAKDAVYRFSRSIPTEARINLISFNDAVHVISTGLPASLIYRNVADLSASGHTALFDGIVTGSNLIRNEAGRKVVITLTDGMANRGESSMGDAVAAAENDGVSLLFVGLGPDARRVRLGDMAARTGGRAVFTSDPSELSTLFETYAAELSREVLVRYRSTIPDAPVVPVTLRLTSGNTESILNARYLSPRASFMGTSGTSSWVLFLLGFIGPVGLLAAGRLTSYNMAKDPFLLVEGSSRATRLITRVLSNDGMTVPMSIGGKTVLVNNQPVKGTRTLRSGEALTWGDTTILFRKG, from the coding sequence ATGAAAGCCATAGGCAACAGGGTTGCCAGAATGTCGTTCGTCGGGTGCAGTGCGGCCCTCTGCGCAGCTTTACCCCTGGGGTTGATCCTGTCCCTCTCGCCCGGTGCATCCCTGCTGGCCGTACTTTTCGGTTTCATCGTCGGGGGCGCCCTCGCCGGTTTTCTAACGGCGTTCGATCTCCTGTGGACCCAGCGAAACGGTGAACTGGTCAATCGCGTGCTGCAAGCGGTGGCTGCGGGTTCCACGGGCGGCGCATTGGGCGCATGGCTGGGTCAGGTTCTGTTTCGTCTGTGGGGAAACCGTCTCGTGGCCGGCCCTGCCGCGGGAATTATCCTCCCTCTGTCTTTCGGAACGGCAGTCGGCTGGGGAGTGACAGGCCTTGGGGTCGGTCTGGCCATTACGCTTCCTTTCCAATCCGCCAGACCCCGTTGGCTCATCGCCGCCATCGGCGGAACGGTGGGCGGCGCGGTGGGTGGTCTGTTGATGCAGTTCCTGCAGCCGCTAATGGGTCCCGTAAGCCTGATCTTCGGCCTGCCCGTGTTTGGCGCGGCTGTTGGATTCGGCATTTCGTGGGCTGAAAGGGCGCTTTCATCCCTGCGCCTTCAGATACTCGAGGGTCCCGGGCGGGGATCGGAGTTTACCCTTGGGAAAAATACCCTCATAGGAAGCGAGGGGAAATGCACCGTCCGCCTGACCGAAGCCGGGGTGGCGCCCAGGCATGCCCGCATTTTCCGCAAGGGGAGCGGGCTTTTCTTCGAAGATCTGGGCTCATCGGCAGGAAGCGTCCTGAACGAACGCAAGGTGGCAGGCACGGCAGCCGGTGTTTCCCATGGCGACCTGATCACCATCGGCAAAACACTTCTGCGGGTCAATGCTCCCGGTCTGAAAACAGGCATGGCTTCCACCGCCTCCCTGGCAGCACTCGCGGGGCTGTGCATCATGGGCCTTTTCCCGGCTCCATCTGCCGCTTCCGGGCTGAATGCAGCTTCGGCCGGCCGGCTCGCCCGCATCACCCAGGTTGACACGTCAAGATACCCTGTCGTGGATCTTTACGCCGTGCTTCCGGGCGACCTGAGGCCAGGAAGCATCCATGGCCTGGCCGTGCTGGAGGGAAAGAAGGAAACGTCTCTTCTCGAGGTGAGGGACCTTAAAAAGGGTTCCAGGGATGCCCCGCTCTCCATCTCCATCGTCCTTGACACGAGCTCAAGCATGCGAGGCCGGAAACTGGCCGAGGCCAAGGACGCCGTATACAGGTTTTCCAGGAGCATCCCCACTGAGGCCAGGATCAACCTCATATCATTCAACGATGCCGTCCATGTAATATCGACCGGGCTTCCGGCGAGCCTCATCTACAGGAACGTCGCGGATCTCTCCGCCTCGGGACATACAGCGTTGTTCGACGGAATTGTCACGGGGTCCAACCTGATCCGCAACGAAGCCGGAAGAAAGGTGGTCATAACACTGACCGATGGCATGGCAAACAGAGGTGAAAGCTCCATGGGAGACGCGGTTGCAGCCGCTGAAAATGATGGGGTAAGCCTTCTTTTCGTAGGGCTTGGCCCGGATGCCAGACGTGTGAGATTGGGCGATATGGCCGCCAGAACAGGAGGAAGAGCGGTATTTACCTCGGATCCATCCGAGCTTTCAACCCTGTTTGAGACCTACGCTGCGGAACTTTCCAGGGAGGTGCTTGTCCGGTACCGTTCAACCATTCCGGACGCTCCTGTTGTGCCTGTGACACTACGCCTTACATCGGGGAACACTGAGTCCATTCTCAACGCACGCTACCTGTCTCCCCGGGCCTCCTTCATGGGGACATCCGGTACATCCTCCTGGGTTCTCTTTCTACTCGGATTTATCGGGCCGGTGGGGCTTCTCGCCGCTGGACGCCTTACATCCTACAATATGGCCAAGGATCCGTTTCTTCTCGTGGAGGGTTCCTCCAGAGCGACCCGTCTCATCACCAGGGTCCTTTCCAACGATGGAATGACGGTTCCGATGTCCATCGGCGGCAAGACTGTTCTCGTCAACAACCAACCCGTAAAGGGCACCCGCACCCTAAGGAGTGGAGAGGCCCTGACCTGGGGCGACACAACCATCCTGTTCAGAAAGGGTTGA
- the garA_3 gene encoding glycogen accumulation regulator GarA: MYGASPVPARFLLQLGLMPMPIDDKNDFFPTQTIPKRRGAAKPDRPAKAYMAVLTGAKAGSQYPLLNDRQTVIGRSPGCEIHIDDPDASRRHAAVQPFGNDYYLMDMGSTNGTLVNGKPVEKRILKHGDKITLGKQVLQFIILGPDGGPYAGELMKG; encoded by the coding sequence GTGTACGGCGCCTCTCCGGTGCCGGCACGATTCCTTCTACAGTTGGGGTTGATGCCGATGCCTATTGACGACAAAAACGACTTTTTCCCTACCCAGACCATCCCCAAAAGGAGAGGAGCAGCCAAACCGGACCGGCCGGCTAAAGCATACATGGCTGTTCTCACCGGCGCCAAGGCAGGCAGTCAGTATCCATTGTTGAACGACAGGCAGACGGTCATCGGCCGATCCCCTGGTTGTGAAATACATATCGACGACCCCGACGCGTCCCGTCGGCACGCCGCCGTTCAACCCTTCGGAAATGACTACTACCTCATGGACATGGGCAGCACAAACGGGACATTGGTTAACGGAAAGCCTGTTGAGAAGCGCATTCTCAAACACGGCGACAAGATCACCCTTGGCAAACAGGTCCTTCAATTCATCATCCTCGGCCCGGATGGGGGACCTTATGCCGGCGAGTTAATGAAAGGCTAG
- the prkC_2 gene encoding serine/threonine-protein kinase PrkC, with protein sequence MSHKLGKYVVLDEIGRGGMATVYRARQESLDRIVAIKELNLSSTTSDIKAKERFQMEARAAASLDHPNIITIHDFWEKGSKAYIAMEYVEGLELKEALDHHGALDSVLAAQVCIQVCAALSYAHERGMIHRDVKPGNIMLSARGDVKLADFGIVFIAGTADLTTTGQIIGTPSYMSPEQIRGEDPGPVSDIFSLGIVLYECVTGAKPFSGPNDVALTHAIIRKRPVRPRRLNSRISRRLSGIIMKCLRKKSRRRFATMDELAAALQRTLPRRAPDAARALARLVTGIQREGEAGATVPMSPSKAMLSGRSIFIPAVVTIVLAAVFLLAVLSGSLREATHFDSGGALGTVPLMIVAYPWAEVTVDGSTLGYTPSARPFQVSPGRHTLVLTNTRFGSRTFKLDITREKPISIRVDFLQEKK encoded by the coding sequence ATGAGCCATAAACTTGGGAAATATGTGGTCCTTGATGAGATTGGCCGGGGGGGTATGGCGACAGTATACCGCGCCAGGCAGGAATCTCTTGACCGGATCGTGGCCATCAAAGAGCTTAACCTTTCCAGCACAACTTCCGACATCAAGGCAAAAGAGAGGTTCCAGATGGAGGCCCGGGCAGCGGCATCACTCGACCATCCCAATATCATTACCATCCACGACTTCTGGGAAAAGGGCAGCAAGGCATATATCGCCATGGAATACGTCGAGGGCCTGGAACTGAAGGAGGCCCTTGACCATCACGGCGCTCTGGATTCTGTCCTCGCCGCCCAGGTCTGCATCCAGGTTTGTGCTGCACTAAGTTACGCACACGAACGGGGAATGATCCACAGGGATGTCAAGCCGGGCAACATCATGCTGTCGGCCCGTGGTGATGTCAAGCTGGCCGACTTCGGCATTGTCTTCATTGCGGGAACCGCTGATCTGACAACGACCGGACAGATCATCGGCACCCCGTCCTATATGTCTCCCGAACAGATCAGGGGGGAGGACCCCGGTCCGGTGTCGGACATCTTCAGCCTCGGCATTGTCCTTTACGAATGCGTTACCGGCGCCAAGCCGTTCAGCGGCCCCAACGATGTAGCCCTGACCCACGCCATCATTCGGAAACGGCCGGTCAGACCCCGGCGCCTGAACTCCCGTATTTCCAGAAGGCTGTCAGGCATTATCATGAAGTGCCTGCGAAAAAAATCCCGCCGGCGTTTTGCCACCATGGATGAACTGGCAGCCGCCCTTCAGCGCACCCTTCCGAGGAGGGCTCCCGATGCCGCCAGGGCTCTGGCCAGGCTTGTCACCGGGATACAGCGTGAGGGAGAGGCCGGCGCCACCGTCCCAATGTCGCCATCGAAGGCCATGCTCTCCGGGAGGAGTATCTTCATACCCGCAGTGGTCACGATCGTGCTGGCCGCTGTGTTTCTCCTGGCAGTTCTGTCCGGCTCCCTCAGGGAAGCAACGCATTTCGACAGCGGTGGAGCTTTGGGAACCGTTCCCCTCATGATTGTCGCCTATCCATGGGCAGAGGTCACCGTGGACGGCAGCACGCTCGGCTATACTCCATCGGCCAGACCCTTTCAGGTTTCCCCGGGACGCCACACCCTGGTCCTGACAAACACCAGGTTCGGTTCCCGAACCTTCAAACTCGACATTACCCGGGAAAAGCCCATAAGCATCAGGGTTGATTTTCTGCAGGAGAAAAAATGA
- a CDS encoding lysM domain/BON superfamily protein: protein MTSAEQVVRSVTFTLVAMFILSVFPPSPHAASIRHTVAKGESLAGIALQFYGDRSHFREIALYNGIENPALVRPSMKIRLPFSEMVTMQRGESISVLAKKAWGNPKLFPILAVANGIRNPQSVSAGTRLRIPVMVPYKLGRGESLSTVAKNFYGNPKAYTSIALASGIARPDRVPVGTALRIPLILIRSSGRRNAGIAVAHPGSKIAKVAASGPKEAQRAFRRGEFEKARDLMESGLPMLRGKDRAKTLRLLASCYYAFGERKKAIMALRESYVLDPGFVPDPAMVNPEMMALYGKARK from the coding sequence ATGACTTCCGCGGAACAGGTCGTCAGATCGGTGACATTTACCCTTGTTGCAATGTTTATCCTCTCCGTATTTCCCCCGAGCCCGCATGCCGCGTCGATCCGGCATACTGTTGCGAAGGGGGAATCGCTGGCCGGGATAGCACTGCAATTTTACGGGGACAGGTCACATTTTAGGGAGATCGCTCTGTATAACGGGATCGAAAATCCCGCCTTGGTTCGGCCGTCCATGAAGATCCGGCTGCCTTTTTCAGAAATGGTCACCATGCAGCGTGGGGAAAGCATAAGCGTGCTGGCTAAAAAGGCATGGGGAAATCCCAAACTTTTCCCCATCCTCGCAGTGGCCAACGGAATTCGCAACCCACAATCGGTTTCGGCCGGGACCAGGCTGAGAATTCCTGTTATGGTCCCGTACAAACTGGGCAGAGGGGAGAGCCTCTCCACGGTAGCGAAGAACTTTTACGGCAACCCCAAAGCGTACACCAGTATCGCGCTGGCAAGCGGCATTGCCCGACCCGACCGGGTTCCAGTCGGTACGGCCCTGAGAATACCGTTGATCCTGATACGTTCTTCGGGCCGAAGGAACGCTGGAATCGCAGTTGCCCATCCCGGTTCCAAGATCGCGAAAGTTGCAGCCTCAGGGCCGAAAGAGGCCCAGAGGGCCTTCAGGAGAGGAGAGTTTGAAAAAGCCAGGGACCTGATGGAGAGCGGCCTTCCCATGCTCAGGGGAAAAGATCGGGCAAAAACCCTTCGCCTGCTGGCCTCATGTTATTATGCGTTCGGGGAAAGGAAAAAGGCCATAATGGCGCTAAGGGAATCGTATGTCCTCGATCCAGGATTCGTCCCGGACCCGGCCATGGTAAACCCGGAGATGATGGCCCTTTACGGCAAGGCCAGGAAATAA
- a CDS encoding cupin domain protein, which produces MAQIKGISGGLPPSKAVDLEKMVEYSDGSIVSRALVQSKVGTVTLFAFDKGQGLSEHSAPFDAIVQVLDGTAEVVIGGEPVLTSAGQTVLMPADIPHAVNAPERFKMLLVMIRG; this is translated from the coding sequence ATGGCGCAGATCAAAGGTATTTCAGGGGGGCTTCCTCCCTCGAAGGCAGTCGATCTTGAAAAGATGGTGGAATATTCAGATGGTTCCATCGTGAGCAGAGCCCTCGTCCAGAGCAAAGTGGGAACGGTGACCCTCTTTGCTTTCGATAAGGGGCAGGGATTAAGTGAGCACTCGGCGCCGTTTGACGCCATCGTGCAGGTTCTTGACGGGACGGCGGAGGTGGTTATCGGAGGAGAACCGGTGTTGACATCCGCCGGCCAGACGGTCCTCATGCCCGCCGACATACCACACGCGGTCAATGCGCCTGAACGCTTCAAGATGCTGCTGGTAATGATCCGGGGGTAA